A genomic segment from Triticum dicoccoides isolate Atlit2015 ecotype Zavitan chromosome 1A, WEW_v2.0, whole genome shotgun sequence encodes:
- the LOC119294647 gene encoding putative F-box only protein 9 yields the protein MMDPLGLFPASSSQLPDDLLIEIFLCLPAHPTCLIRTSLVCKRWHCLIKNRQFVSRFRTLHQKLPVLCFFSNSTSIPRFIPTGDPPNCVSTAAFSLPDPCWQVLGCRHSLVLLVSSTWTQLQVWNPMTSSRQYVPATPDADRRFNHGIVPESQATVLCAAGHKDSGDCHSCPFLVVWVFTCTRYAYACRYSSESSSWHQMVSKPTPSDIDSRPSVLVGNILYWPLKAKYILAFELDTRKLYHIECPEDTHSVYRRNVHIMKAEDGGLGLAALTEFNLRLWARETGPEGVMEWVLRRTIQLDAFLPPNVSSVPLVNNHSASGRPVRILGLIEDDDMFFMWTREGVFAVELKSMRCNKVFEAQVPATIFPYIGFYTTGDVDGAP from the exons ATGATGGACCCTTTGGGGTTGTTCCCTGCCTCATCAAGCCAGCTGCCAGATGATCTGCTCATCGAGATATTTCTCTGCCTCCCAGCACACCCCACCTGCTTGATTCGCACGTCCCTTGTCTGCAAGCGATGGCACTGCCTCATCAAAAACCGCCAATTCGTCAGCCGCTTTCGCACACTTCATCAGAAACTCCCTGTGCTTTGCTTCTTCAGCAACTCCACTAGCATCCCCCGTTTTATCCCCACAGGGGACCCTCCTAATTGTGTCTCAACGGCAGCCTTCTCCCTGCCTGACCCCTGCTGGCAGGTCCTTGGCTGCCGTCACAGCCTTGTTCTCCTCGTTAGCTCAACCTGGACTCAGCTCCAGGTATGGAACCCCATGACTAGCAGCAGGCAATATGTACCGGCTACTCCGGATGCTGATCGGCGTTTTAATCATGGTATTGTTCCTGAGAGCCAAGCTACAGTGCTTTGTGCAGCTGGCCACAAGGACAGTGGTGACTGCCACTCTTGCCCTTTTCTCGTAGTGTGGGTATTCACTTGCACACGCTATGCCTATGCCTGTAGATACTCGTCAGAGAGTAGCAGCTGGCACCAGATGGTTTCTAAACCAACACCATCTGATATTGATTCAAGGCCTAGTGTCCTTGTTGGGAACATCTTGTACTGGCCGCTGAAGGCAAAGTATATCCTTGCCTTTGAGTTGGATACACGTAAATTATACCATATTGAGTGTCCAGAAGATACACATAGTGTGTACAGAAGGAATGTCCACATCATGAAGGCAGAGGACGGTGGGCTAGGCCTTGCTGCCTTGACGGAGTTCAACCTGCGCCTATGGGCTCGGGAGACAGGTCCGGAGGGTGTTATGGAATGGGTGCTGCGCAGGACCATTCAGTTGGATGCATTCCTTCCACCGAATGTGTCATCGGTGCCGTTGGTAAATAATCATTCTGCCAGTGGGCGTCCGGTCAGGATATTGGGTCTCATTGAGGACGATGATATGTTTTTTATGTGGACGAGAGAGGGCGTCTTTGCAGTGGAGCTCAAGTCAATGCGGTGCAACAAAGTTTTTGAGGCTCAAGTCCCTGCAACTATCTTCCCCTACATTGGCTTTTATACCACAG GTGATGTGGACGGTGCGCCGTGA